One region of uncultured Sulfurimonas sp. genomic DNA includes:
- a CDS encoding anaerobic ribonucleoside-triphosphate reductase activating protein, translated as MNINKESNSLNTRVVYDITKFTHVDYPDHLACIVWFSGCNMRCDYCYNKDIVFAKNGNYTTSDVLEFLKTRVNMLEAVVLSGGEAASHDLVEFCQEIKKLGFKIKLDTNGTYFKEVKRLLELNLLDFIALDYKAPKEKFTQITHSNKYDEFSKTLDYLLDEFENFEVRTTLHNDLLNTDDINKIIEDLLQRGYNKNYYIQRFQDTGVSIANLSEAKNSFDESMLSKDLNIVWR; from the coding sequence GTGAACATAAACAAAGAAAGCAATTCACTGAACACTAGAGTTGTATATGATATAACAAAGTTCACTCATGTTGATTATCCTGACCATCTAGCTTGTATAGTGTGGTTTAGCGGATGCAACATGAGATGCGACTACTGTTATAACAAAGATATTGTATTTGCCAAAAATGGAAACTACACTACAAGTGATGTTTTAGAGTTTTTAAAAACACGCGTAAATATGCTTGAAGCTGTGGTTTTATCTGGTGGAGAAGCTGCTTCACATGATTTGGTGGAATTTTGCCAAGAGATAAAAAAGCTTGGTTTTAAAATTAAACTTGACACAAATGGCACTTATTTTAAAGAAGTAAAAAGATTACTAGAATTAAATCTTTTAGACTTTATAGCACTTGATTATAAAGCACCAAAAGAAAAATTCACACAAATAACCCACTCAAATAAATATGATGAGTTTTCAAAAACATTAGATTATCTTTTAGATGAATTTGAAAATTTCGAAGTAAGAACAACCCTCCATAATGACCTCTTAAATACTGATGATATAAATAAAATCATAGAGGATTTACTCCAAAGAGGCTACAATAAAAACTACTACATACAAAGATTTCAAGATACTGGAGTATCTATCGCAAATCTAAGCGAAGCAAAGAACTCTTTTGATGAATCTATGTTATCAAAAGATTTAAATATTGTATGGCGTTAA
- a CDS encoding NAD(P)/FAD-dependent oxidoreductase codes for MKNYDLIVVGAGAAGMIAAIIAARDAKNVLLLEKLSQIGSKLKATGGGRCNLTNTLSNEEFMTKFGRDGRFMQDALNEFNHKDLIKFFKNIGVETHAPDGFRVFPTSHSASTIIFALKSEMQRVGVKVLCSQKVENLLFEDKQIVGVKTFSDTFLAQNIIISTGGLGYPTLGAEGDGYELIQKLGHTITSLHPAMMPLKTKENWVSNCRADTIAKVELRVNIQKYKKLKASGDLIFTKNGIRGPVVLDFAREITPLLSKYGEVPILINLTKGRNEEQISLHLKDEAIKNPDTTILELVSTLLPNNLSLELCLLSEVNPDDKIKNIPGQNRAKLINLLAWTPLTITGHDGFKMAMITRGGIVLKEINPKTMQSKIINGLYFCGEVMNLDGPCGGYNLQWSFASGYLAGKLRS; via the coding sequence TTGAAAAATTATGATCTTATAGTTGTTGGAGCTGGAGCAGCGGGAATGATAGCTGCAATAATAGCAGCTAGAGATGCTAAGAATGTACTACTATTAGAAAAACTTTCTCAAATAGGCTCAAAACTAAAGGCCACAGGTGGTGGTAGATGCAATCTTACAAACACACTTTCAAATGAAGAGTTTATGACAAAATTTGGACGAGATGGTCGTTTTATGCAAGATGCATTAAATGAGTTTAATCATAAAGACCTTATAAAATTTTTTAAAAACATTGGTGTTGAGACTCATGCACCTGATGGATTTAGAGTATTTCCAACTTCTCACAGTGCATCGACTATCATCTTTGCTCTAAAAAGTGAGATGCAAAGAGTTGGTGTAAAAGTTTTGTGTTCTCAAAAAGTAGAAAATTTACTTTTTGAAGATAAACAAATTGTAGGTGTTAAAACATTTTCAGATACATTTTTAGCACAAAATATCATCATATCAACAGGTGGTTTAGGTTATCCAACTCTTGGTGCTGAGGGAGATGGCTATGAACTTATTCAAAAGTTAGGTCACACAATAACTTCCTTACATCCAGCAATGATGCCACTAAAAACTAAAGAAAATTGGGTTTCAAATTGTCGTGCAGATACTATTGCAAAAGTAGAACTTCGTGTAAACATTCAAAAATATAAAAAACTAAAAGCATCTGGTGATTTAATATTTACAAAAAATGGAATTAGAGGTCCTGTAGTTTTGGACTTTGCAAGAGAGATAACACCTCTTTTAAGTAAATATGGCGAAGTTCCAATCCTAATAAACCTTACAAAAGGAAGAAATGAAGAGCAAATATCTCTGCATCTAAAAGATGAGGCTATTAAAAATCCAGATACAACAATATTAGAACTTGTATCTACCCTACTTCCAAATAATCTATCTTTAGAGTTATGTTTGCTAAGTGAAGTTAATCCAGATGATAAAATAAAAAACATACCAGGACAAAACAGAGCAAAACTTATAAATCTCCTTGCATGGACTCCACTAACAATTACAGGACATGATGGTTTTAAGATGGCTATGATTACACGAGGCGGAATAGTTTTAAAAGAGATAAATCCAAAAACAATGCAAAGCAAAATTATAAACGGATTGTACTTTTGTGGAGAAGTTATGAATCTTGATGGACCATGTGGAGGGTACAACCTCCAATGGTCTTTTGCTAGTGGTTATCTAGCAGGAAAGCTAAGAAGTTAA
- a CDS encoding ribonucleoside triphosphate reductase, producing the protein MVETILKRDGTQAEFLSFKIEDAIKKAFKSEHITYDSSIFFNVLDRLKSKRVVAVEDIQDAIEKELYKGRYFDVMRSFILYRHMHKMQRDALLDEDTTYINSTQTIEEYINKSDWRIKANSNTGYSNAGLVNNTAGKVIANYWLDKIYSKEEGYAHRNGDYHIHDLDCLTGYCAGWSLRVLLDEGFNGVRGRVESDAPKHFREALGQMANFLGILQSEWAGAQAFSSFDTYLAPYVFRDKLPYKEIKKAVRSFIYNLNVPARWGQSPFTNVTIDWTVPDDLKDQTPTSKQLHLFKNLLDSELEAEAKKRGCNALDEMTYKYFQPEMNQINKAYYEVMTEGDKTGQPFTFPIPTVNITEDFDWYGENTDILFENTAKIGSSYFQNFIGSQYKRDTNGNLVENEEAYKPGHVRSMCCRLQLDLRELLKRGGGLFGSAEMTGSIGVVTLNMARLGFLYKGDKEALMLRIDQLMNYAKSTLEKKRVFIQEMYDRGLFPYTMRYLPGFRNHFSTIGVNGINEMIRNFTSDAYDISSEDGIAFATEILNHMRDKMVEYQEETGNLYNLEATPAEGTTYRFAKEDKKRYGDSIIQAGMDKNIYYTNSSQIPVDLTNDPFEALTLQDDLQCKYTGGTVLHLYMQEQVSSTEACRKLVKNVISNFRLPYITVTPLFSVCPKHGYIAGEHEYCPKCDEELIHEQENIKLEIS; encoded by the coding sequence ATGGTAGAAACAATTTTAAAAAGAGATGGTACACAAGCAGAATTTTTATCTTTCAAGATTGAAGATGCTATCAAAAAAGCTTTTAAAAGTGAACATATAACTTATGACAGTTCTATATTTTTCAACGTTCTTGATAGACTAAAAAGTAAAAGAGTTGTTGCTGTTGAAGACATTCAAGATGCTATAGAAAAAGAGCTTTATAAAGGTAGATATTTTGATGTTATGCGTTCATTCATTTTATATAGACATATGCACAAAATGCAGCGTGATGCTCTACTGGATGAAGATACAACATATATAAATTCAACTCAAACTATAGAAGAGTATATCAACAAAAGTGACTGGAGAATCAAAGCAAACTCTAACACAGGTTACTCAAATGCTGGTCTTGTAAATAATACAGCGGGAAAAGTTATAGCAAATTATTGGCTAGATAAAATCTACTCTAAAGAAGAAGGATATGCTCATAGAAATGGAGATTATCATATCCATGACTTAGATTGTTTAACTGGTTATTGCGCTGGTTGGAGTCTTCGTGTACTTCTAGATGAAGGCTTCAATGGAGTTCGCGGTCGTGTAGAGAGTGATGCTCCTAAACATTTTCGTGAAGCACTTGGACAAATGGCAAACTTTTTAGGCATCTTACAAAGTGAGTGGGCTGGTGCTCAAGCATTTTCATCGTTTGATACTTACTTAGCGCCGTATGTATTTCGTGATAAACTTCCATATAAAGAGATAAAAAAAGCAGTTAGAAGTTTTATATATAACTTAAATGTTCCAGCTCGTTGGGGGCAATCTCCTTTTACAAATGTAACTATAGACTGGACAGTTCCAGATGACTTAAAAGATCAAACTCCAACTTCAAAACAGTTGCATCTATTTAAAAATCTTTTAGATAGTGAGCTTGAAGCTGAAGCAAAAAAAAGAGGTTGTAATGCTCTTGATGAAATGACATACAAGTATTTTCAACCTGAGATGAACCAGATAAACAAAGCTTACTATGAAGTTATGACTGAGGGAGATAAAACTGGGCAACCATTTACATTCCCTATTCCTACTGTTAACATCACAGAAGATTTTGATTGGTATGGAGAAAACACAGATATTTTATTTGAAAATACAGCTAAAATAGGCTCTTCTTACTTTCAAAACTTTATAGGTTCTCAGTACAAAAGAGATACTAATGGTAACTTAGTAGAAAATGAAGAGGCTTATAAACCAGGTCATGTTAGAAGTATGTGTTGTAGATTGCAACTTGATTTAAGAGAACTTCTTAAACGTGGTGGTGGTCTTTTTGGAAGTGCTGAGATGACAGGAAGTATTGGAGTTGTAACTCTAAATATGGCTAGACTTGGTTTCTTGTATAAAGGCGATAAAGAAGCTCTTATGCTTCGTATAGATCAACTTATGAACTATGCAAAAAGTACTTTAGAGAAAAAGAGAGTTTTCATACAAGAGATGTATGATAGAGGGCTTTTCCCATATACTATGAGATATCTTCCAGGATTTAGAAACCATTTTTCAACTATTGGTGTAAATGGTATCAATGAGATGATAAGAAACTTTACATCAGATGCTTATGATATTAGTAGTGAAGATGGAATAGCGTTTGCAACTGAAATACTAAACCACATGAGAGATAAAATGGTTGAGTACCAAGAAGAGACAGGAAACCTTTATAATCTTGAAGCTACTCCAGCTGAGGGGACTACATACAGATTCGCTAAAGAAGATAAAAAAAGATATGGTGACTCAATAATCCAAGCTGGAATGGATAAAAATATTTACTATACAAACTCATCTCAAATCCCAGTTGATTTGACAAATGATCCTTTTGAAGCACTTACTCTTCAAGATGACTTACAGTGTAAATATACAGGCGGTACTGTTTTACATCTATATATGCAAGAGCAAGTTAGTTCAACTGAAGCGTGTAGAAAGTTAGTAAAAAATGTAATTTCTAACTTTAGATTGCCATACATAACAGTTACTCCTCTCTTCTCAGTATGTCCAAAGCATGGATATATTGCAGGAGAGCATGAGTATTGTCCAAAGTGTGATGAAGAATTAATTCATGAACAAGAAAACATTAAGTTAGAAATTTCGTAA
- a CDS encoding response regulator transcription factor, producing MRDKSLKSLRVLFVEDEESIARLLKGAIGDSFHSFTVAKDGKEGLEKFNKISPDIVITDINMPRLCGLDMAGEIKKINPNVPVIILSAFSEREKLFNAIDVGVAKYFLKPYDPEEILEYISSISDELGSKIVELCDGFSFNKTTHALYKESRFVPLSKNERKFITLLVENENSIINDEFIKTSIWGESVSDERLRTFVRRLRAKTSKTLVINIKGLGYKLRFFS from the coding sequence ATGAGAGATAAGTCACTAAAAAGTTTACGTGTACTTTTTGTTGAAGATGAAGAGTCCATAGCAAGACTTCTAAAAGGTGCTATTGGAGATAGTTTTCATAGTTTTACTGTTGCAAAAGATGGTAAAGAAGGACTAGAAAAGTTCAATAAAATTTCTCCAGATATAGTTATTACAGATATAAATATGCCACGCCTTTGTGGTCTTGATATGGCTGGAGAGATTAAAAAAATAAATCCAAATGTCCCTGTTATTATCTTAAGTGCATTTAGTGAGAGAGAAAAACTTTTTAATGCCATAGATGTAGGAGTGGCAAAGTATTTTTTAAAACCTTATGATCCAGAAGAGATATTGGAGTATATATCTTCTATATCGGATGAACTTGGTAGTAAAATTGTAGAGTTGTGCGATGGTTTTAGTTTTAACAAAACTACTCATGCACTCTATAAAGAGTCAAGATTTGTACCTCTGTCTAAAAATGAAAGAAAATTTATAACTCTACTTGTAGAAAATGAAAATAGCATTATAAATGATGAGTTTATCAAAACGAGCATCTGGGGTGAGAGTGTTAGCGATGAGAGGCTTAGAACTTTTGTTAGGCGTTTAAGAGCAAAAACCTCAAAAACTTTAGTCATAAATATAAAAGGACTTGGTTATAAACTGAGGTTTTTTTCTTAG
- a CDS encoding DUF6858 family protein, giving the protein MQKSIFMEKYPIYSIEFNKDEIFLKTTKEIVEYFVEKIQNHPVAVNIAVFDHYNHTKKLDGVINDEILDAQNVIFCFGAALPSSKILAARPRSIGVSELKDKFSIDFIEAPNEKLTEVMKEWVLDLKSK; this is encoded by the coding sequence TGGAAAAGTATCCTATATATTCAATAGAGTTCAATAAGGATGAAATTTTTTTAAAAACTACCAAAGAAATTGTAGAATACTTTGTAGAAAAAATACAAAACCACCCAGTAGCAGTAAATATAGCAGTTTTTGATCACTATAATCATACTAAAAAACTAGATGGTGTTATAAACGATGAAATCTTAGATGCTCAAAATGTTATATTTTGTTTTGGGGCTGCTCTTCCTAGTTCAAAAATATTAGCAGCCAGACCTAGAAGCATAGGTGTATCTGAGTTAAAAGATAAATTTTCTATAGATTTCATAGAAGCACCAAATGAAAAATTAACTGAGGTTATGAAAGAGTGGGTTTTAGATTTAAAATCTAAGTAA
- a CDS encoding nitrite/sulfite reductase: MQTQEIEPKLNKRERYKARLRPIEYFKEFENLDFDNLGEGDRFFLQDFGIFTTDFLEDEFTIRLRIAGGKLTHEQFSYVADVVEEYDLTVITTARGGLQIHGPDEENVLEIWKKFNAHGLTTWQSFGDNIRNIVTDVFDGRGKYSEIEAYPIIKQMDEYIIKNPRYVGMLPRRVSIGVSGNSASVTSFFANDLYFALAKKDNIYGFNVYMGGKNTEIAQDADIFLKENEVFDFFKAFVEAFYLHGSRFSRSKTRLFYVIEEIGLPALKAHIEKEYGRLFESSGELQLDKKHFSPNEKLKDGTYSYCYQTDFARLNVDEMKEIAKFASDNKVEIRIGVDQNIYLLGLADASTPFASPKDSSTIIACAGNLCPYSFWSIKNETQYLPLTKIAEHGITVGFSGCIKGCGRHRHTDIGLVGLKTNNFGDTDGGARVFIGAVHTTGQSIGRMLFSMVPLVHLNETLSIIISIYEQSGYKNFEEFSDAILNKFSEGFLALWVLANIATKKALKLEPTGSGFEYEKNLLQTNFADVDFLEPIEEEFSHAISALAKKLWTVEGEDPTYKPKINRVNFR; this comes from the coding sequence ATGCAGACACAAGAGATAGAACCAAAACTAAATAAACGTGAGAGATACAAGGCTAGACTTAGACCAATTGAGTACTTCAAAGAGTTTGAAAATCTTGATTTTGACAACTTAGGAGAAGGTGACAGATTTTTTCTTCAAGATTTCGGTATATTTACTACGGACTTTTTAGAAGATGAGTTTACTATACGTCTTCGTATAGCTGGTGGAAAGCTAACTCATGAGCAGTTTTCTTATGTTGCAGATGTGGTTGAAGAGTATGACTTAACAGTTATCACAACAGCTAGAGGTGGACTTCAAATTCACGGTCCAGACGAAGAAAATGTTCTTGAAATTTGGAAAAAATTCAACGCTCACGGTCTTACAACATGGCAAAGTTTTGGCGACAACATCAGAAATATAGTAACAGATGTTTTTGATGGACGTGGAAAATACAGTGAGATAGAAGCCTATCCAATCATTAAACAAATGGATGAGTACATCATAAAAAATCCTCGTTATGTAGGGATGCTACCTCGTCGTGTTAGTATTGGAGTAAGTGGAAATAGTGCAAGTGTAACTTCATTTTTTGCAAATGATTTATACTTTGCTCTTGCAAAAAAAGATAACATATATGGCTTTAATGTTTATATGGGTGGTAAAAATACAGAGATTGCTCAGGATGCTGATATCTTCTTAAAAGAAAATGAAGTATTTGATTTTTTTAAAGCTTTTGTTGAGGCATTTTATCTTCATGGCTCTCGTTTTTCTCGCTCTAAAACACGTCTATTTTATGTTATAGAAGAGATAGGACTTCCTGCTTTAAAAGCGCATATAGAAAAAGAATATGGCAGATTATTTGAATCTAGCGGAGAACTACAACTAGATAAAAAACATTTTTCTCCAAATGAAAAACTAAAAGATGGCACTTACTCGTACTGTTATCAAACTGATTTTGCTCGTCTTAATGTAGATGAAATGAAAGAGATAGCAAAGTTTGCATCTGATAACAAAGTAGAAATAAGAATAGGTGTTGATCAAAACATATATCTTTTAGGTTTAGCAGATGCATCTACACCTTTTGCATCTCCAAAAGATAGTTCTACTATCATCGCTTGTGCTGGAAATCTATGTCCATACTCTTTTTGGAGCATCAAAAACGAAACTCAGTATTTGCCACTAACTAAAATAGCCGAGCACGGTATAACAGTTGGTTTTTCTGGATGTATAAAAGGTTGCGGAAGACATAGACATACTGACATCGGTTTAGTAGGACTCAAAACAAACAACTTTGGAGATACAGATGGAGGTGCAAGAGTTTTCATAGGTGCTGTTCATACAACAGGACAAAGTATTGGAAGAATGCTTTTTTCTATGGTTCCTCTTGTACATCTAAACGAAACGCTTAGCATTATTATAAGCATCTATGAACAGAGTGGTTATAAAAATTTTGAAGAATTCTCAGATGCTATACTCAATAAGTTTTCCGAAGGTTTTTTAGCGCTATGGGTTTTGGCAAATATAGCTACAAAAAAAGCTCTAAAACTAGAACCAACTGGCTCAGGATTTGAATATGAGAAAAATCTTTTACAAACAAACTTCGCTGATGTTGATTTTTTAGAACCGATTGAAGAAGAGTTTTCACACGCAATTAGTGCTTTGGCTAAAAAACTCTGGACAGTAGAGGGAGAAGACCCTACTTATAAACCAAAGATAAATAGAGTTAACTTTCGTTAA
- a CDS encoding thiamine phosphate synthase has translation MKKYLITSREFYTDTPAVFRSILHEQFSKHLPDFALYRDKSNPNYATQASHFVEVCKQFKDIKSFIHADANLAKKLQAKGVHLTSTQLNEIKSAKKLGLEVIVSTHTQDEALKAQSLGADAITYSPIFASPNKGEPKGIKELEKLLKICDIKVFALGGIVSDEQIKLVKDTKVYGFASIRYFY, from the coding sequence TTGAAAAAATATCTTATAACTTCAAGAGAGTTTTACACAGATACTCCTGCTGTATTTCGCTCTATCTTACATGAACAATTTAGTAAGCATCTACCTGATTTTGCACTATATAGAGATAAGTCAAATCCAAATTACGCCACTCAAGCGTCACACTTTGTAGAGGTTTGTAAGCAGTTTAAAGATATTAAAAGTTTTATACACGCAGACGCAAATTTAGCTAAAAAACTACAAGCAAAAGGAGTGCATCTTACATCTACTCAATTAAATGAGATCAAAAGTGCAAAAAAGCTAGGGCTTGAGGTGATTGTAAGTACTCATACGCAAGATGAGGCCTTAAAAGCACAAAGTTTGGGAGCAGATGCAATTACTTATAGTCCGATTTTTGCATCTCCAAATAAGGGTGAACCAAAGGGGATAAAAGAGTTAGAAAAACTTTTGAAAATTTGTGATATTAAAGTTTTTGCCCTTGGTGGAATTGTTAGCGATGAGCAAATAAAACTTGTAAAAGATACAAAAGTATATGGTTTTGCGTCTATTCGTTACTTCTATTAG
- a CDS encoding tRNA-uridine aminocarboxypropyltransferase: MKTYFGNRKKCYKCYRPLSSCMCEYVQSVPTKTKFIILMHPKEFKKVKNGTGHLTHLSLENSELFVGVDFTNHIRINKIIETYDSYVLYPSKKSLNITHENPYRKKDIAIFIIDSTWSCSLKMLRDSKNLQELKHISFDSTKLSQFKIKQQPAEFCLSTIESTLCVLELLNKYDIEKINQKDLENFLNPFEEMIKYQQNIIANPISNAVRFKRRN; encoded by the coding sequence TTGAAAACATATTTTGGAAATAGAAAGAAATGTTATAAGTGTTATAGACCTTTGAGTTCATGTATGTGTGAGTATGTTCAAAGTGTGCCAACTAAAACAAAATTTATAATTCTTATGCATCCAAAAGAGTTTAAAAAAGTAAAAAATGGAACTGGGCATCTGACACATCTCTCTTTAGAAAATTCAGAACTTTTTGTTGGTGTTGACTTCACAAATCACATTCGTATTAATAAAATTATAGAAACTTATGATAGTTATGTTTTGTATCCATCAAAAAAATCTTTGAATATTACTCATGAAAACCCTTATAGAAAAAAAGATATAGCCATATTTATTATAGATTCTACTTGGTCGTGTTCTCTTAAGATGCTACGAGATTCTAAAAACTTACAAGAGTTAAAACATATAAGTTTTGATTCTACAAAACTTTCACAATTTAAGATAAAACAACAACCTGCTGAGTTTTGTCTATCAACAATAGAGTCTACTTTATGTGTGTTAGAGCTTTTAAATAAGTATGATATAGAGAAGATAAATCAAAAGGATTTAGAAAATTTTCTAAATCCTTTTGAAGAGATGATAAAGTATCAGCAAAATATCATTGCCAACCCTATTAGTAATGCTGTTCGGTTTAAAAGAAGAAATTAA
- the nrdD gene encoding anaerobic ribonucleoside-triphosphate reductase, translated as MSKNEALALLKEKRQKCIVYTRVMGYHRPVESFNVGKTGEHKQRKQFTEH; from the coding sequence ATGAGTAAAAATGAAGCGTTAGCATTATTAAAAGAAAAAAGACAAAAGTGTATAGTATATACAAGAGTTATGGGTTACCACAGACCTGTTGAGAGTTTCAATGTAGGAAAAACTGGTGAACATAAACAAAGAAAGCAATTCACTGAACACTAG